From a single Plasmodium coatneyi strain Hackeri chromosome 4, complete sequence genomic region:
- a CDS encoding SICA antigen: MIIDIHLEVLDEYQKGDTKLVQEEFLAILVQEFMGSVFIKEEKAPKECVPKEGVPEEQVPSSDSGFREKDSVPAESVPKEQLSEVDVPKEQVPSLDSGFREKHFFPKESVPKEVVRKEQVPSSASAFREEDFLPKDEVPKEQVLSSDSGIREEDFVPKDEVPKEQVLSSDSGIREEDFVPKDEVPKEQVLSSDSWFRIDVPEEQVPCADSGFRV; the protein is encoded by the coding sequence atgattattgatattcatttagaagtcttagacgaatatcaaaagggggacaccAAACTGGTTCAGGAGGAATTCCTTGCCATTCttgttcaagaatttatgggaagcgtattcataaaagaagagaaggctcctaaggaatgtgttcctaaggaaggagttcctgaggaacaggttccaagttcagattccgggtttagggaaaaaGACTCTGTTCCTGCGGAaagtgttcctaaggaacaactttctgaagttgatgttcctaaggaacaggttccaagtttagattccgggtttagggagaaacacttttttcctaaggaaagtgttccaaaggaagttgttcgtaaggaacaggttccaagttcagctTCCGcatttagggaggaagactttcttcctaaggacgaagttcctaaggaacaggttctaAGTTCGGATTCCGGGATTAgagaggaagactttgttcctaaggacgaagttcctaaggaacaggttctaAGTTCGGATTCCGGGATTAgagaggaagactttgttcctaaggacgaagttcctaaggaacaggttctaAGTTCAGATTCCTGGTTTAGGATtgatgttcctgaggaacaggttccatgtgcagattccgggtttagggtttag